A window of Pirellula sp. SH-Sr6A contains these coding sequences:
- a CDS encoding uracil-DNA glycosylase family protein, protein MNSWASQAAKQLFQSWARCGVTHVPRPSEAGVRDAEKWVDQWSVDSGVEAAKNLGVHPSLPSNNDALAQPSSEIKVAAPAQPATVPTPLPPAAHQRTTAPLPNLPAGQTTWSERPLELAARVERFRVLQEEVAACRKCTEIVCRRQKTVFGVGPTNARIVMFGEAPGADEDRAGEPFVGAAGQLMDKILVASGLSREEVYIMNALRCRPPNNRTPTEAEVENCRPFFETQLETIQPEYIVCWGAVAVRAVLRSTESVGRLRGKFHNYRGAKVMVTYHPAYLLRNPDAKRLTWDDMKMLMRELGIPIPPPKRA, encoded by the coding sequence ATGAACTCCTGGGCATCGCAGGCCGCCAAACAACTCTTTCAATCCTGGGCTCGATGCGGCGTGACACACGTCCCGCGTCCCAGCGAGGCAGGGGTCCGCGACGCAGAAAAGTGGGTGGACCAATGGAGCGTCGATTCGGGGGTCGAAGCCGCAAAAAACCTCGGTGTGCACCCAAGCCTCCCTTCGAACAACGATGCGCTCGCACAGCCCTCATCGGAAATCAAGGTTGCAGCTCCCGCACAACCTGCCACCGTTCCAACTCCGCTCCCACCCGCCGCCCACCAGCGAACGACCGCTCCCCTGCCAAACCTCCCCGCAGGACAAACCACGTGGAGTGAACGTCCCCTTGAGCTCGCGGCCAGGGTCGAGCGCTTTCGTGTTTTGCAGGAAGAAGTGGCTGCCTGTCGCAAGTGCACGGAAATCGTGTGCCGCCGCCAAAAGACGGTGTTTGGAGTCGGACCGACCAACGCGAGGATTGTGATGTTCGGCGAAGCCCCTGGGGCCGACGAAGATCGTGCAGGAGAACCCTTCGTCGGTGCCGCGGGGCAGCTAATGGACAAGATCCTCGTCGCATCGGGCTTGAGCCGCGAAGAGGTCTACATCATGAACGCTCTGCGATGCCGGCCACCGAATAACCGCACCCCAACCGAAGCCGAAGTCGAAAACTGCAGACCCTTCTTCGAAACCCAATTGGAAACCATCCAACCCGAGTACATCGTCTGCTGGGGCGCGGTCGCCGTTCGGGCCGTTCTTCGTTCCACCGAAAGCGTGGGGCGATTGCGAGGCAAATTCCATAACTACCGCGGTGCGAAAGTCATGGTGACTTATCATCCCGCCTACCTCCTCCGCAATCCCGACGCGAAACGACTTACGTGGGACGATATGAAAATGCTCATGCGAGAACTCGGCATCCCGATCCCACCACCCAAACGAGCCTAA
- the der gene encoding ribosome biogenesis GTPase Der → MPIPRVAIVGRPNVGKSSIFNWIGGRRLAIVEDTAGVTRDRLTTLIEYNGRHFELIDTGGMGIEDVDNLTEQVEGQIAAAIEEADILLFVVDTRAGLVPLDEEVALRLRKVDKPILLVANKTDSPSLDANAQEFRKLGRGWLTLVSVQQNRNKDILMDLIVQRLPEMIEEPEDIEPPIMKVAIVGRRNVGKSTFVNSLAKEERVIVSEVPGTTRDSVDVMFELDGHKFMAIDTPGLRRNKSVKTDIDWYGVHRAQRSIRRADVVLLFFDCKQQMSKVDKQLAHYIAEQYKPCIFVVNKWDQLAGQMPTERWVRYVREMFPTMAYCPIGFVTGQTGKNVKALLNHAQMLFKQSQQRISTGQLNRLIKAAVEKHEPPLYQLKRPKIYYATQVSEAPPSIVVVCNQPQGFTAPYRRYLLGFLRDHLPFGEIPIKLYLQPRARDDSRDEIGDSSAMRANLLPVVDESDDDSFEDEAYDEDADDTYEEEFEEEFEDEFDSEESENEEPEDEDADEGIEDEHTEDEHTEDEHIEDESAEGEDAVQDEELSEFEDIELDLPNQDGADSDNPSRRNS, encoded by the coding sequence ATGCCAATTCCCCGCGTTGCCATCGTCGGCAGACCCAATGTCGGCAAAAGTTCTATCTTCAATTGGATCGGTGGCCGTCGCTTGGCCATCGTCGAGGATACTGCAGGAGTGACGCGCGATCGGTTGACGACCTTGATCGAGTACAATGGTCGTCACTTCGAGCTCATCGATACCGGTGGAATGGGGATCGAGGATGTCGACAACTTGACCGAGCAAGTCGAAGGGCAGATCGCAGCGGCCATCGAGGAAGCGGACATTCTCCTCTTTGTGGTCGATACGCGAGCCGGTTTGGTTCCGCTCGACGAAGAAGTCGCTCTTCGGCTTCGAAAGGTTGACAAGCCGATTCTGTTGGTGGCGAACAAGACCGATAGTCCCAGCCTCGATGCGAATGCTCAGGAATTTCGCAAGCTGGGACGGGGTTGGTTGACTTTGGTCAGCGTGCAACAGAACCGAAATAAAGACATATTGATGGATTTGATTGTCCAGCGCTTGCCTGAGATGATTGAAGAGCCCGAGGATATCGAGCCTCCGATTATGAAGGTCGCTATTGTCGGGCGCCGAAATGTCGGGAAGAGCACCTTCGTCAACTCGCTCGCGAAAGAAGAGCGAGTCATCGTCAGCGAAGTTCCCGGTACCACCCGCGATAGCGTCGACGTGATGTTCGAACTCGATGGCCATAAATTCATGGCCATCGATACTCCGGGTCTTCGACGCAACAAGAGTGTGAAGACCGATATCGATTGGTATGGCGTCCACCGTGCCCAGCGCAGCATCCGTCGGGCGGATGTGGTACTGCTGTTCTTTGACTGCAAACAACAGATGAGCAAAGTGGATAAACAGCTTGCGCATTACATTGCTGAGCAGTACAAGCCTTGTATCTTTGTCGTCAATAAATGGGATCAACTCGCCGGGCAAATGCCGACCGAACGATGGGTTCGATACGTTCGCGAGATGTTCCCAACGATGGCTTATTGCCCGATCGGATTTGTTACGGGCCAAACGGGCAAGAACGTCAAAGCCTTGCTCAACCATGCCCAGATGCTTTTCAAGCAATCCCAGCAACGGATCTCCACCGGACAACTCAATCGATTGATCAAAGCGGCCGTGGAGAAGCACGAACCGCCCTTGTATCAGCTCAAACGCCCAAAGATCTATTACGCGACCCAAGTCAGCGAAGCGCCCCCGAGCATCGTGGTGGTGTGCAACCAACCGCAGGGCTTCACGGCTCCCTACCGGCGATATCTTCTAGGCTTCCTTCGAGATCACCTTCCGTTTGGTGAGATCCCGATCAAGCTCTATCTCCAGCCTCGCGCTCGCGACGATTCTCGCGACGAAATTGGGGACTCTAGCGCCATGCGCGCCAACCTCCTGCCGGTCGTTGATGAAAGCGACGACGATTCGTTTGAGGACGAAGCTTACGACGAGGACGCCGACGACACGTACGAAGAGGAATTCGAAGAGGAATTCGAAGACGAGTTCGATAGCGAAGAATCGGAGAATGAAGAGCCCGAGGACGAGGATGCGGACGAGGGTATCGAAGACGAGCATACCGAAGACGAGCATACCGAAGACGAGCATATCGAAGACGAGTCTGCAGAGGGGGAAGATGCTGTGCAGGACGAAGAGCTGAGCGAGTTCGAAGACATCGAGCTTGATTTGCCCAATCAGGACGGTGCAGACTCTGACAATCCGTCTCGTCGCAATTCCTAG
- a CDS encoding DUF1559 domain-containing protein, protein MRVRRSAFTLVELLVVIAIIGILVGLLLPAVQAAREAARRMSCSNNLKQLGLAMHNYHDAFRVFPAGFGENQEFWSSQILPQLEQGNLFNSLVWANSAYTNPAWGTDWTNFHSPNRTACETLVPTFRCPSMAQDTYINYNSIARRVPVSYRGVAGARVASDDASTRPAGFNTAEFTALEQINLDGVLYGASRVRFGDIADGTSNTLLIGESYTDCDFVKDNQGMDYFAFFSPQMGLWKAGRLTGTEHSEGLGSAVVQINARKNPTIHGVLMEMSFGSYHTGGASFVYSDGSVRFLPQSLDLVTYQAMATRHRGEVINSNE, encoded by the coding sequence ATGAGAGTGCGCAGATCTGCGTTTACGCTTGTTGAATTGTTGGTGGTCATTGCCATTATCGGAATCCTAGTCGGCCTTCTGTTGCCAGCTGTTCAAGCGGCCCGTGAGGCGGCTCGAAGAATGAGTTGCAGCAATAACCTGAAGCAACTCGGCTTGGCCATGCACAACTATCACGATGCATTCCGAGTTTTCCCTGCAGGCTTCGGGGAGAACCAAGAGTTCTGGAGCTCACAAATACTCCCCCAATTGGAACAGGGGAATCTTTTCAACTCATTGGTGTGGGCCAACTCGGCGTATACGAATCCAGCTTGGGGCACCGACTGGACCAACTTCCATTCCCCGAATCGGACGGCGTGCGAAACGCTGGTTCCTACTTTTCGCTGTCCCAGCATGGCGCAGGATACGTACATAAATTACAACTCCATTGCTCGCCGCGTGCCAGTAAGCTATCGAGGTGTCGCGGGTGCTCGGGTTGCGTCAGACGATGCCAGCACTCGACCTGCCGGATTCAACACGGCCGAGTTCACTGCACTCGAACAAATCAACTTGGACGGCGTTCTGTACGGCGCTAGTCGCGTTCGATTCGGTGATATCGCCGATGGGACTTCCAATACCCTGCTAATCGGCGAATCGTACACCGACTGTGACTTCGTGAAGGACAATCAAGGAATGGACTACTTTGCATTCTTCAGCCCACAAATGGGACTTTGGAAGGCCGGCCGTTTGACCGGAACGGAGCACAGCGAAGGTCTAGGGTCCGCCGTTGTACAAATCAATGCGAGAAAGAATCCCACCATCCACGGTGTCTTGATGGAGATGAGCTTCGGTAGTTACCACACCGGCGGCGCGTCCTTTGTCTACTCCGATGGCTCGGTTCGCTTCCTGCCACAATCCCTCGATTTGGTCACCTACCAAGCCATGGCGACACGCCATCGGGGCGAAGTGATCAACAGCAATGAATAG
- a CDS encoding carboxypeptidase-like regulatory domain-containing protein, producing the protein MTSTNRWKWLLPALGMLLSLGCGGPVADYSMVELVTASGTVTMDGAPLAGAVVTFEDRNDDTFSYALTDAAGNYVLQFDSEMKGVKTGKKVVRISTTKKILGLNTAPASEGGDPDAKRSDQERVPEKYNKKSILEVEVSKGSVRFDFDLKST; encoded by the coding sequence ATGACATCAACCAATCGTTGGAAATGGCTTCTACCCGCCTTAGGCATGCTCTTGAGTCTAGGATGCGGCGGACCAGTCGCCGACTACAGCATGGTGGAGCTGGTCACCGCCAGTGGAACGGTGACGATGGATGGTGCCCCGCTCGCGGGCGCTGTGGTGACCTTTGAAGATCGGAACGATGATACATTCTCCTACGCCCTCACCGACGCGGCAGGCAACTATGTCTTGCAGTTCGATTCCGAGATGAAGGGAGTCAAGACCGGCAAGAAGGTCGTTCGTATCAGCACCACCAAAAAGATTCTCGGGTTAAACACAGCTCCTGCTAGCGAAGGTGGGGATCCGGACGCCAAGCGATCCGATCAAGAACGTGTACCGGAGAAGTACAACAAGAAGTCGATATTGGAAGTCGAGGTGTCCAAGGGATCCGTGCGGTTCGATTTCGATCTGAAGAGCACTTAG